From the genome of Fundulus heteroclitus isolate FHET01 chromosome 9, MU-UCD_Fhet_4.1, whole genome shotgun sequence, one region includes:
- the lim2.2 gene encoding lens intrinsic membrane protein 2.2: MLYTLAGGGTLCGVAALVLLIVATATDFWMQYRYSGSSANQGLWRFCINHKCHAHTLTVAFWDATRAFMLLAVLSCFAGIVLGLTAFTNGTKNRRVRTGGIALVLSGFLALLALAVYTGVTVTFFGKRFVDWRFSWSYIIGWVAVILTFAAGAFQLCAYRQTSGEPAPSNNPES; encoded by the exons ATGCTGTACACTttagcaggaggaggaacccTGTGCGGCGTGGCCGCCCTGGTGCTTCTCATCGTTGCTACGGCGACAGACTTCTGGATGCAGTACCGCTACTCGGGCAGCTCGGCCAATCAGGGGCTTTGGAGGTTCTGCATCAACCACAAATGCCATGCCCACACCCTAACCGTAG CCTTCTGGGATGCCACCCGGGCCTTCATGCTTCTGGCGGTTCTGAGCTGTTTTGCTGGCATCGTGCTCGGCCTCACCGCCTTCACCAATGGCACCAAGAACAGGAGGGTCCGGACAGGAGGCATCGCTCTGGTCCTGTCAG GTTTTCTTGCTCTTCTGGCTTTAGCTGTTTACACAGGAGTGACCGTCACCTTCTTTGGCAAACGCTTCGTGGACTGGCGCTTCTCCTGGTCCTACATTATAGGCTGGGTGGCTGTGATCTTGACGTTTGCAGCAG GTGCATTTCAGCTCTGTGCGTACCGGCAGACCTCTGGTGAGCCCGCTCCTTCAAATAACCCGGAGAGctga